The nucleotide sequence GTTGGGAGCTCTATTGTCTGGAGCACGGTATACACCCGGACGGGCAGATGCCGAGCAATGCTACCCCGGGCTCCGGGGATGATTCCTTTAACTCGTTCTTCTCCGAGACAGGTTCGGGAAAATATGTCCCGCGAGCGATTATGGTCGATCTCGAGCCAACGGTGATAGGCAAGTGCCCTAGAGTAACTATCGATTTTCAAGCATTATAATAggaatatagaataaaaactcattgattaattatagaCAGATTATCGAATgttgtgagataatttttataactttagaCTGTTGAGCtggtctttaaaaatttaattattaatcctTAAAGGATTCTGGTGTTGATCGTTTGTTCTTTGTAGTTTCTTTTAAAACGCGCGCattgtacattaaaaattgGTGAAATTAAGATGATATAATgagtttttaatatcttaGACGAGGTACGCACGGGCACTTACAGGCAATTGTTCCATCCGGAACAAATGATCACCGGGAAGGAGGATGCGGCTAATAATTACGCCAGGGGTCATTATACAATAGGTATCTTAATTTTCCAccacaatattatatatctgtaaTAAGGCGAAGCTCAATTATAATGTACAGTAGATTGTATTGTAAATGTGCTTTGAATAATTGAAGATTGCGCTCGATTCTTTTAGAGAATTCTATCATTAaactgattaattattaatatattgaattttttatagcagAGTTCACGAATGATAGTCCTACGTTATTAATCATCTTGCGATTTTTCAGGAAAAGAGATCATAGATCTCACTTTGGACAGAATACACAGACTGACGGAGCAGTGCCAAGGGTTGCAAGGGTTTATAATCTTCCATTCGTTCGGCGGTGGCACGGGATCCGGATTCTCGAGTCTGCTTATGGAACAATTATCCGACGATTACCCGAAGAGAAGTAAACTGACCTTTAGCATTTATCCGGCGCCACAGGTAATATTTATTCTCGTTATCTCGCCAGAATATCTCAAATTTTCGTGCTCAAGAATTCTGATTTCTTTGGGAGAAAAATTCAAGTGATATAATCGtatcatgtataatataggtatatatatatatatatatatatatatatatatatatatatatatatatttatatatacatatacatttctttatttacaaTCAGGCTTATGTAATAGATTTCTAGTTTTCCAAAGAACTTCGAAATGATTGATTTGTTTAAGCATCTAATTGTCCCGTTCGTTACTAAAgcatttccattttttatagGTATCGACTGCGGTAGTGGAACCTTACAACGCAATTCTGTACACTCATACAACGTTAGAGCATACCGAGGTGGCTTTCATTGTAGATAATCAGGTCCGTACCTTTGTCGTAAACGTCGATCGAAAATtggtatattaaatttcacatTTGTAAAACTTACACATCGCCCGAATCTCATAAACGCTTTTATCACCCAGTTATCGACAAATCGATTGGCGAAATAACGGCAATTTCTCTTAGAAATGGATTTCTAAGAGAAAACGCCGTTATTCAGCAGGAAGCTCGCGTGTTTTCTACTCAACATTTCACATGTCTAAAATGAAGTTTATTAGGACAATGTCGTCTATATACTCTTACACGGAGCGGCAATAGCGAAGTCTGTCACTACAATCGCGTGTTATCCGTAGGCCATTTATGAGCTATGCAGAAGGAACCTACATATCGATCGACCGACCTATACGAATCTGAATCGGCTGATTGGACAGATGGTCTCATCCATCACCGCCAGTTTACGATTCGACGGAGCCCTGAATGTCGACCTCACCGAATTCCAGACGAATCTAGTTCCTTATCCACGTATCCACTTTCCGCTCGTAAGCGATGTTTgctaaaaatatgaatttaatgtttataacgTAGAAATCGAATGGACGATCATTTGATCATTTGATCGACAATAATTGTACCTTAGTTACGtattaattacgtatttattatCACGCAGGCTACGTATGCTCCTGTTATGTCAGCGGAGAAGGCCGGGCACGAGAGAATGACCGTCGCGGAGATAACGAACTCCTGTTTCGAACCGACTCATCAAATGGTGAACTGCGATCAGCGCATGGGAAAGTACATGGCGGTATGTTTGCTGTACAGGGGCGATGTGGTGCCCAAGGACGTAAACGCGGCGATCGCGATGATAAAAAAGCAGAAGCACGTGCAATTCGTCGAATGGTGCCCGACGGGATTCAAGGTGCGATTCTGAAACgatcaaaagaatttttagaaCGGAGAGGAATTAAAAGTTAAGGTGAATCAAGACCGAATCAGGAAAGAAATAGTTTCCCCacaattatatagaataaacgTTTATGAACTCCTCTTGATTCACCTTGCCGAGATTTTTCAATTCCATCGCAATCGAGTATCATTGCAAACGCATTAACAGGTGGGAATAAATTATCAACCACCCACGGTCGTGCCGGGCGGGGATCTCGCGCGAGTGGACAGAGCGGTATGCTGTCTCTCCAACACAACGGCGATCGTGGACGCATGGGCCCGACTCGATCACAAGTTCGATCTCATGTATGCCAAGCGAGCTTTCGTGCATTGGTAAGAAGTCGTGAGTTTAGCGTTATCGTGCTCAGACCAGTCGCCAAAGATTCTCCTGTTCGAGACAAATTGCCAAGGGTGATCTCGACCAAACTTCGATAAATTTAGACGACGATCAACTCATCACGCGATACCTGCACCATTTAATACAGATAGATTTATTGCCTGACACGTGGGGAAAAAATTGGGTTTAAGGACGAGCTGCATAACTGTAAGAAACTTTGCTGGAGTCGATTCTGATTGAATTATCGGAGTTTGATCAAAGTCGCCTGAAGCaacgctctctttctctaatgTTTTCCTTAACGCATTTCGCATAATTTTTGTGTCCACCTCGAATGTATATAAGAAGAGTTCGTTTTCAAGACGGCTGTAATGAGAAATGACCGGGATGGCAATTTGCATTCAATTGCGTAACTTATTCACGACGCGATATACCGAATACCTTGCAGGTTCGTCGGGGAAGGCATGGAGGAGGGCGAATTCTCGGAAGCCCGGGAGGACCTGGCCGCTTTGGAGCTCGACTATCGTGAGGTGCAGGAAAATGCCGTTAtcgacgaggaggaggaggaataTTGAGCTCGCTTGCTATAAAATGATTCAATACTATGTGTCGTAATACTCTTTACCGTTATGTCATATTCGGAACCCTTCGATTTACGTTACGATTTGAGTTACCTTGTCGCTGTATCGGCGGTATCTTTACAGACGGATTGCGtccgtataaataaattatttatacattctaGACGATGTTTACAGTGTACCCTTTCAAGGCGCGTccattttgaaacttttaccTCGCGCCATAGTTCGTGAAAATTACGGAGCTCCATCGATAATGTATCACGCTGCAGTTATCGACAGAACGCTGCAAAAAACCTCGTGGAAATCTTTCAAGATGGCGCTGCCACAGAAACGCAAAATCACTCGTGTTTATCATGCGTCGGTCATttgttttaatgtaaatttatattttaattttcaaaatcatatattatgtcagtttaacatatttattatattttgataacgacaatttaatatctatataagtcgaaaattttatataattgttaataagcaaaaaat is from Temnothorax longispinosus isolate EJ_2023e chromosome 10, Tlon_JGU_v1, whole genome shotgun sequence and encodes:
- the LOC139821187 gene encoding tubulin alpha-2/alpha-4 chain isoform X2 produces the protein MRECISIHIGQAGVQMGNACWELYCLEHGIHPDGQMPSNATPGSGDDSFNSFFSETGSGKYVPRAIMVDLEPTVIDEVRTGTYRQLFHPEQMITGKEDAANNYARGHYTIGKEIIDLTLDRIHRLTEQCQGLQGFIIFHSFGGGTGSGFSSLLMEQLSDDYPKRSKLTFSIYPAPQVSTAVVEPYNAILYTHTTLEHTEVAFIVDNQAIYELCRRNLHIDRPTYTNLNRLIGQMVSSITASLRFDGALNVDLTEFQTNLVPYPRIHFPLATYAPVMSAEKAGHERMTVAEITNSCFEPTHQMVNCDQRMGKYMAVCLLYRGDVVPKDVNAAIAMIKKQKHVQFVEWCPTGFKVGINYQPPTVVPGGDLARVDRAVCCLSNTTAIVDAWARLDHKFDLMYAKRAFVHWFVGEGMEEGEFSEAREDLAALELDYREVQENAVIDEEEEEY
- the LOC139821187 gene encoding tubulin alpha-1C chain isoform X1, whose amino-acid sequence is MAKKRECISIHIGQAGVQMGNACWELYCLEHGIHPDGQMPSNATPGSGDDSFNSFFSETGSGKYVPRAIMVDLEPTVIDEVRTGTYRQLFHPEQMITGKEDAANNYARGHYTIGKEIIDLTLDRIHRLTEQCQGLQGFIIFHSFGGGTGSGFSSLLMEQLSDDYPKRSKLTFSIYPAPQVSTAVVEPYNAILYTHTTLEHTEVAFIVDNQAIYELCRRNLHIDRPTYTNLNRLIGQMVSSITASLRFDGALNVDLTEFQTNLVPYPRIHFPLATYAPVMSAEKAGHERMTVAEITNSCFEPTHQMVNCDQRMGKYMAVCLLYRGDVVPKDVNAAIAMIKKQKHVQFVEWCPTGFKVGINYQPPTVVPGGDLARVDRAVCCLSNTTAIVDAWARLDHKFDLMYAKRAFVHWFVGEGMEEGEFSEAREDLAALELDYREVQENAVIDEEEEEY